From the genome of Azospirillum fermentarium:
CCACGTCATGGTGCCGAGGCCGATGGCGCTGGCCACAAGGTCGGTGCGCCCGATGCGGCGATAGTCCATTTTAATTCCCATTTCTCTATAGGTTTATGGGATTGTTTTACAGGAATACGGTCAGGACGCCAGTGTATCCATAGAGCCGGGCGTGGGAAATCTCGCCGCTGGCAAAGAATCCCGCCAGCGGGATAGCGCCCAGCTCCTCGCGGATGATGGCGATTTCCCGGCCCTGGCCGAACTGGTTGGGGCCGCGGGCGATGCAACTGACGTACACCGCCCCCTTGGGCGGGCCGGACAGGCGGCGCTTCAGCCCGGTCAGCATGCGGCGCAGGTCGGTTTCCGCCGACGGCTTGTCGCGGCGGGTGAAGCGCACCGGCTGGCCGGCGTCCACGTGTTCGGCCACGGCGATCCAGCCCTTGCGCGGGTCGATGGCCACCAGATCGCGGACCAGATAGTCGCCGGTGTCCGATCCCGGCACGCCCAGCCCGGCGAAGATGTACCCCGCCACCCGCTGCAGGTCGCGGGCCAGCAGCTCGCCGATGTCTTCCTTGAACACCTCCAGCGCCGGGCGCCCGTCGATGGCGATGATGATGTTCTCGTTGGCTTCCGTGATGGTGCGGGCCGGGCCGATGGGTGTGCAGCCCTGGGTCAGGCCGGTGGCGACATCCGCCCCCTCGCCCAGCAGAAGGCCCGACACGCCCACGCCGTCCGTCCCCCCGGTCACCGGCCCCATGTCCATGGTGGCGGTGGAGGCGGGGACGGCGAACTGGATGAAATTGTCCTCCCGCGCCGAGGACATGCCGCCCACCACGAAGGCGCCGGTGGTGTCGCCCAGCAGCGCGATGGTTTCCGGCAGGTTCATGGTGCGCGGGTCGGCGTGGACGATGGCCAGCGTCGGCCGGCGGCGGTCCAGCCACGCGCCCGCGGCCCGGCGCAGCGGGGTCATGTCGCCGCTGACCGCGGGGAACAGGCGGAAGGAGTCCGGCGGCAGCCGCACGGCCAGGGCGGCCACCGCGGGGCGGTCGAAGAACTCCTCCTCCTCGCCCGCGCGGCCCTCGCCGGCCATGACGCCCAGCCCCACGGTGCCGATCCAGTCGTGGATGCCGGTCAGGGACCGCATCATGGTGACGATGCCGGCGGCGTGGGGGGCCAGCGCCTCGGTGATGTAGAGGAAGCCCAGGGTGCAGCCGCGCACATCCCCCAGCCGGCTGGCGCAGGCGGCGGTGGCG
Proteins encoded in this window:
- a CDS encoding FIST signal transduction protein, whose product is MTETTTAPPSRFHAAAAEGADWTAATAACASRLGDVRGCTLGFLYITEALAPHAAGIVTMMRSLTGIHDWIGTVGLGVMAGEGRAGEEEEFFDRPAVAALAVRLPPDSFRLFPAVSGDMTPLRRAAGAWLDRRRPTLAIVHADPRTMNLPETIALLGDTTGAFVVGGMSSAREDNFIQFAVPASTATMDMGPVTGGTDGVGVSGLLLGEGADVATGLTQGCTPIGPARTITEANENIIIAIDGRPALEVFKEDIGELLARDLQRVAGYIFAGLGVPGSDTGDYLVRDLVAIDPRKGWIAVAEHVDAGQPVRFTRRDKPSAETDLRRMLTGLKRRLSGPPKGAVYVSCIARGPNQFGQGREIAIIREELGAIPLAGFFASGEISHARLYGYTGVLTVFL